The following proteins are co-located in the Desulfobacterales bacterium genome:
- a CDS encoding CopG family ribbon-helix-helix protein yields the protein MKATTVRIDDKVLDRVDGLAIELSRSRSWVINQAIKQFLNYEEWFVQEVKDGLKEVENGEIANPEEAAARFRYN from the coding sequence ATGAAAGCAACTACTGTTCGGATAGATGATAAGGTCTTGGATCGGGTTGATGGTTTGGCAATAGAGCTGAGCCGATCCAGATCCTGGGTTATCAATCAAGCGATTAAACAGTTTTTGAATTATGAGGAATGGTTCGTCCAGGAGGTTAAGGACGGTCTGAAGGAAGTGGAAAACGGGGAAATCGCAAATCCTGAAGAGGCTGCCGCTCGATTCCGCTATAACTGA
- a CDS encoding type II toxin-antitoxin system RelE/ParE family toxin — MEIYFKTKRLAKICNNQKEAIKIHGAKMAAKLRQRMFELNAANSLKDISRLPPARCHQLSGNRQNQFSVDLEHPFRLLFIPANEPLPRLPDGGFDLEKITEIEIIAIIDTH; from the coding sequence ATGGAAATATATTTTAAAACAAAGCGGCTTGCAAAAATATGCAACAACCAAAAAGAAGCCATAAAAATTCATGGAGCTAAGATGGCAGCAAAGTTACGGCAGCGGATGTTCGAACTTAACGCCGCCAATTCGCTAAAAGATATTTCGAGATTACCTCCGGCACGATGCCATCAGTTATCAGGAAATCGACAGAATCAGTTCTCTGTTGACCTTGAACATCCTTTTCGGCTTTTGTTTATTCCTGCGAATGAACCTCTGCCACGGCTGCCAGATGGTGGCTTTGATTTAGAAAAAATTACGGAAATCGAAATTATCGCAATTATCGATACACATTAA
- a CDS encoding ImmA/IrrE family metallo-endopeptidase, which produces MVRAKKQYKFEPDYAVLPGETLKEVMDSLSMKQNELALRTGLTVQSINRILKGDQPITYETANKLELATDVPAHFWNNLEIQYREQLAKIQEQKQLEADINWLKRIPVKELIERGVIEPQKDELMLLKEVLKFYGVSSVSAWKGIWESPAVAARRSECFETRVEAAATWIRLGELQAHEIQCQPFNKSKFKKVVSHIRGLTKEKPGHFTREMIERCAEAGVAIAFVPVMKKVPWQGATKWLSASKAMILLNIRYKREDIFWFSFFHETGHVLHDEKKYLYINDGTNDDPKERRANEFAAETLIPRKWDKQIKRIRSKAEITQLAKDLDLPPGIVAGRFQHLTGKWNYFNELIRKFE; this is translated from the coding sequence ATGGTACGGGCCAAAAAACAATATAAATTTGAGCCGGATTATGCGGTTCTGCCGGGTGAAACCTTAAAAGAGGTGATGGATTCGCTCAGTATGAAGCAGAATGAGCTTGCTTTGCGCACTGGCTTGACGGTTCAATCCATAAATCGAATTTTAAAAGGGGATCAGCCCATTACATATGAAACGGCCAATAAACTGGAACTTGCAACGGATGTGCCCGCTCATTTTTGGAACAACTTGGAAATTCAATACCGAGAACAGCTTGCGAAAATTCAGGAACAAAAACAGCTTGAAGCTGACATTAACTGGCTTAAAAGAATTCCGGTGAAAGAGTTGATTGAAAGGGGCGTGATTGAGCCCCAAAAAGACGAGTTGATGCTTTTAAAAGAAGTCCTGAAATTTTATGGAGTAAGTAGTGTTTCCGCGTGGAAGGGTATCTGGGAATCTCCGGCCGTGGCTGCAAGGCGGTCCGAGTGTTTTGAAACACGCGTTGAAGCTGCAGCAACCTGGATTCGGTTAGGAGAACTACAGGCGCACGAAATACAATGCCAGCCCTTTAATAAAAGCAAATTCAAAAAAGTCGTGTCGCATATTCGTGGTCTGACCAAGGAAAAACCCGGGCATTTTACACGGGAAATGATCGAACGTTGTGCCGAAGCCGGTGTTGCAATAGCCTTCGTGCCGGTGATGAAAAAGGTGCCCTGGCAAGGGGCAACGAAATGGCTGTCCGCCTCAAAAGCCATGATCCTGCTCAATATTCGATATAAAAGAGAAGATATTTTTTGGTTTTCATTTTTCCATGAAACCGGCCATGTGCTGCATGATGAAAAAAAATACCTTTATATCAACGATGGAACAAATGATGATCCGAAAGAACGCCGGGCCAATGAATTTGCAGCGGAAACACTTATTCCGAGAAAATGGGATAAGCAAATTAAACGTATTCGCTCCAAAGCTGAAATCACCCAACTAGCTAAAGACCTTGATCTTCCCCCTGGAATCGTTGCCGGCCGTTTTCAGCACCTGACTGGGAAATGGAATTATTTTAACGAGCTTATCCGAAAGTTTGAGTAG
- a CDS encoding DnaJ domain-containing protein: MQAVWIIIAIFLVCIYVISRIDLLPDVIPIIGWLDDTFLVGLLIYFLRYRKLPGFMYFLQRLLFKKSPGRSDQTSGRGQTGGTKNQEGRPQNPYAVLGLKPGASREEVQAAYRELVQKYHPDKVSHLGEEFQEMAQQKFVEIQSAYDQLMGK, encoded by the coding sequence ATGCAAGCGGTTTGGATTATTATCGCCATTTTTCTGGTATGCATTTATGTGATCAGCCGCATTGATCTCCTGCCGGATGTCATCCCCATTATTGGCTGGCTGGATGATACGTTTCTGGTGGGGCTTCTGATCTACTTCCTGCGCTACCGAAAGCTGCCGGGGTTTATGTATTTTCTGCAGCGGCTGCTTTTTAAAAAATCGCCCGGGCGTTCCGATCAAACATCAGGCCGGGGGCAAACTGGCGGCACAAAGAATCAGGAGGGCCGGCCCCAAAATCCCTACGCCGTGCTTGGGTTAAAGCCCGGGGCGAGCCGGGAGGAGGTCCAGGCCGCCTACCGGGAGCTGGTGCAGAAATATCATCCGGATAAGGTGTCCCACCTGGGCGAGGAGTTTCAGGAAATGGCCCAGCAGAAGTTTGTTGAAATCCAGAGCGCCTATGATCAGCTGATGGGAAAGTAA
- a CDS encoding DUF1156 domain-containing protein, translating into MIKAPKKLIEVALPLDDINVAAAREKSIRHGHPSTLHLWWARRPLAAARAVLFAQLVNDPGGERGWGKYPGQTKEDAQKERERLFDIIRELVKWENTNNETVLEKARKEIRKSWQETCDMNKGKEGFDPDMLPAFHDPFAGGGAIPLEAQRLGLESYASDLNPVAVMINKAMIEIPPKFAGRPPVNPEAQKGQTTFEGKWTGAKGLAEDVRYYGQWMRDEAFRKIGHLYPTVEITEKMAQDRDDLKHMVGQKLTVIAWIWARTVKSPNPAFAHVDVPLVKSFVLSAKKGKEAWLKPVINGDEYHFEIKIRNLPKEAKEGTKLSRGANFKCILSDSPIDGKYIKAEGVAERMGQKLLAVVAEGQREKIFLPATNEIERIATSAKPEWIPTASLPDDARNFWTLNYGLNKFGLLFTSRQLVALNTFSNLIAETREKVIKDAKAKSYTDQKRLLHNEEEEAQAYGDAIAVYLAFAVDRSANYWSSLTPWGGEFIVQTFGRQAIPMVWDFAEGNPFSKSTGNWTGAIEWISKCLDRSIPGKGKGLAIQANATNQETSKDKIISTDPPYYDNISYADLSDYFYVWMRKALKGLFNDIFSVITTPKEEELIASPYRHGNKDNAEKFFLEEMKKAMGRLKELAHASCPITIYYAFKQDANIVSIGWESFLDAIMNAGLAISGTWPLRTERDQGLKTGTNVLASSIILVCRKRPENAATISRRDFLRELKETMPEALEIMIGGKGGRSPIQPADLAQAAIGPGMAVYSKYASVLEADGSPMRVRDALIQINREIDAYFNAAEGDLDADTRFCIDWFMQYGFKAAPFGEADVLARAKGTSVDGVAAAGVVESGQGKVQLLSFADYPSDWDPQKDRRNPVWESTHHLIRALRSGGEAAAGKLLAQMRERTEPIRQLAYRLFTLCERKNWAEEALAYNELISSWPGIVRASEEHGGEKPEQTELF; encoded by the coding sequence ATGATCAAAGCACCCAAAAAACTGATTGAAGTGGCCCTTCCTCTTGATGACATCAATGTGGCAGCCGCCCGTGAAAAATCCATCCGGCATGGCCACCCCTCAACCCTGCACCTATGGTGGGCCAGGCGGCCATTGGCAGCGGCTCGAGCTGTATTGTTTGCACAACTGGTCAATGATCCCGGAGGGGAGCGTGGCTGGGGTAAATACCCAGGCCAGACAAAAGAGGATGCCCAGAAGGAACGGGAACGGCTGTTTGATATTATCCGCGAACTGGTGAAATGGGAAAACACCAATAATGAAACGGTTCTGGAAAAGGCGCGAAAAGAGATAAGAAAAAGCTGGCAGGAAACCTGCGATATGAACAAGGGCAAGGAGGGCTTCGATCCGGACATGCTGCCGGCCTTTCACGATCCTTTTGCCGGTGGCGGGGCCATCCCTTTGGAAGCCCAGCGACTGGGGCTTGAATCTTACGCTTCAGATTTGAACCCTGTGGCGGTGATGATCAACAAGGCCATGATTGAAATCCCGCCTAAGTTTGCCGGCCGGCCGCCGGTGAACCCGGAAGCGCAAAAAGGCCAAACCACTTTTGAGGGGAAATGGACAGGTGCCAAGGGCTTGGCCGAAGATGTGCGCTACTACGGCCAGTGGATGCGGGATGAGGCGTTTAGAAAAATCGGTCACCTCTATCCAACGGTGGAAATTACTGAAAAAATGGCCCAAGATCGTGATGATCTTAAACACATGGTCGGACAGAAACTTACGGTCATTGCCTGGATCTGGGCGCGTACTGTAAAAAGCCCTAACCCGGCCTTTGCCCATGTGGATGTGCCATTGGTCAAATCCTTTGTTTTGTCCGCAAAAAAAGGGAAAGAGGCGTGGCTGAAGCCGGTCATTAACGGAGATGAATACCATTTTGAAATCAAGATTCGAAACCTTCCCAAAGAAGCCAAGGAGGGAACCAAGTTAAGCAGGGGGGCCAATTTCAAGTGCATACTTTCAGATTCGCCCATTGATGGAAAATATATTAAGGCTGAAGGCGTGGCCGAAAGAATGGGGCAAAAACTTTTGGCTGTTGTTGCCGAGGGACAACGAGAGAAAATTTTTCTTCCTGCAACAAATGAAATAGAAAGGATTGCCACTTCAGCAAAGCCTGAATGGATACCAACAGCAAGCTTACCTGATGATGCCCGAAATTTTTGGACTCTAAATTATGGTTTAAATAAATTTGGCCTTCTTTTTACATCCCGCCAGCTTGTTGCTCTAAATACATTTTCCAATCTGATAGCCGAGACCAGGGAAAAAGTTATAAAAGACGCCAAAGCAAAAAGTTATACCGATCAAAAAAGATTGTTACACAATGAAGAAGAGGAAGCTCAAGCTTACGGTGATGCGATTGCTGTTTATTTGGCGTTTGCTGTCGATCGAAGCGCTAATTATTGGTCAAGCTTAACACCTTGGGGAGGTGAATTTATTGTCCAAACTTTTGGACGCCAAGCTATTCCAATGGTATGGGACTTCGCAGAAGGTAATCCCTTTTCAAAGTCGACGGGGAACTGGACAGGAGCTATTGAATGGATTTCAAAATGCCTTGACCGCTCAATACCAGGAAAAGGGAAAGGCTTAGCCATCCAAGCGAATGCCACAAACCAAGAAACCAGCAAAGACAAGATCATATCAACTGACCCACCGTACTATGACAACATAAGCTATGCGGATTTATCAGATTATTTCTATGTCTGGATGCGCAAAGCGTTAAAAGGACTTTTTAACGATATCTTTTCGGTAATTACAACCCCTAAAGAAGAAGAATTAATCGCCTCTCCATACAGGCATGGCAACAAAGATAATGCGGAAAAATTTTTTCTTGAAGAAATGAAGAAAGCTATGGGGAGACTAAAAGAATTGGCCCATGCTTCATGCCCGATAACCATCTATTATGCATTTAAGCAGGATGCCAATATTGTATCGATTGGATGGGAATCCTTTCTCGATGCTATTATGAATGCGGGGTTAGCAATTAGCGGAACATGGCCATTGCGCACGGAGCGTGACCAAGGATTGAAAACCGGAACAAATGTCCTTGCATCAAGCATTATCCTTGTCTGCCGTAAACGACCTGAAAACGCCGCCACCATTTCCCGCAGGGATTTTCTGCGTGAATTGAAAGAAACCATGCCCGAAGCCCTGGAGATTATGATTGGCGGCAAAGGCGGGCGATCCCCGATTCAACCCGCAGACTTGGCCCAGGCCGCCATTGGACCGGGCATGGCGGTTTACAGCAAATACGCAAGTGTGCTAGAGGCGGACGGCTCCCCTATGCGCGTACGGGATGCCTTAATCCAAATCAATCGGGAGATTGATGCCTATTTTAATGCGGCTGAAGGGGATCTGGATGCGGACACCCGCTTCTGCATTGACTGGTTTATGCAATATGGTTTTAAAGCCGCCCCTTTTGGGGAAGCCGATGTTTTAGCCCGGGCCAAGGGTACAAGTGTTGACGGAGTAGCTGCTGCCGGTGTTGTGGAATCCGGCCAAGGCAAGGTGCAGCTGCTTTCTTTTGCCGATTACCCATCTGACTGGGACCCGCAAAAGGACCGTCGCAACCCGGTATGGGAGTCCACCCATCATTTGATCCGCGCCCTGCGAAGCGGTGGTGAAGCGGCAGCAGGGAAACTCTTGGCTCAAATGCGCGAACGTACCGAGCCCATCCGGCAGCTGGCCTATCGGCTGTTTACCCTGTGTGAGCGTAAAAATTGGGCGGAAGAGGCTTTGGCCTATAACGAACTGATTTCCTCCTGGCCGGGCATTGTCAGGGCCAGCGAAGAACATGGCGGTGAAAAGCCTGAACAGACAGAGTTATTTTAA
- a CDS encoding DUF499 domain-containing protein gives MALKPWTEIAVPHADVLKGTFQDAEFAADLSRVHQGKAGPEYGDPVRFFERTYITEGMRLLLDGVVRRLTGQGGDPVVQLQTAFGGGKTHTLLGVYHLAQGQANPADLRGVPGILDEAGATELPQANIAVIDGNRLAPSQPKKQGSLTINCLWGEMAFQLYGEAGYQMVADSDARGTSPGKEILISLLSKSAPCVLLVDELVSYFRQFQEGQTYTGGTFDSNISFINALTEAVSAVPQAALLASLPESDTEVGSTQGKKSLDALEKFFGRIQALWKPVGTEEAFEIVRRRLFNPISDTQSMEAVCRSFVDMYTNQADDFPLQTHESDYLRRLRNSYPIHPEVFKRLYEDWSSLDGFQRTRGVLKLMAKVIYRLWKDGNRDLMIMPGSLPYYDSNVKNESIYYLPQGWDPVMDKDIDGENAQSTEIDTKDPRLGSAQAARRVARTIFLGSAPSVSAQMVRGIDIQRINLGAVQPEVPVSTIGDALKRLADRLHYLNSADGRYWFDVRPNLRREMEERKRRFQNRANTVNPEIGSRMSKMLNRGCFGGIHVFTPAADIPDDFELRLCVISPEKPHSKKAGLARGDAEQILKTRGNQPRQHQNRLIFLAADEDSIGRLRDQVKTYLAWKSMKEDVENLKLNLDVLQVKQVEKQLAGAESGLNRMVSECYRWLLCPHQAIKKDGIPDQLTFEGIPLNGSSKSMIQGIEDKLADEEIIIRQWSPIHLYELLKKWFWDKGRRDIETHTLWQNMCDYLYMPRLVSADILQQAICDGVESGDYFGYADGKDGDSYKGLKLGKRTNAVIDERSLIIELETAKAALAAATEEAAGASDGQPGAEGGSAPGAGGSGTETEIPEDEPAAAKKTRYYGTVKLDPHTGRMAFDQIHDEIIKLFAAKPGVTVTVRLDITAEFPEGFDENLQRAARENSTALGFDDSEFD, from the coding sequence ATGGCACTTAAACCATGGACTGAAATCGCCGTACCCCATGCGGATGTATTAAAGGGAACCTTTCAGGATGCCGAGTTTGCGGCGGATTTAAGTCGTGTCCACCAGGGTAAGGCCGGCCCGGAGTACGGCGACCCGGTCCGTTTTTTTGAGCGCACCTATATCACCGAAGGCATGCGTCTGCTGCTGGATGGGGTTGTCCGGAGACTGACCGGGCAAGGCGGCGATCCAGTGGTACAACTGCAAACAGCTTTTGGCGGGGGCAAAACCCATACGTTGCTGGGCGTATACCACCTGGCTCAAGGACAGGCCAACCCGGCTGATCTGCGGGGGGTTCCCGGGATTTTAGATGAAGCCGGCGCTACTGAATTGCCCCAAGCCAATATCGCGGTCATTGACGGTAACCGCCTGGCGCCTTCTCAGCCCAAAAAACAAGGCAGCCTGACCATCAATTGTCTGTGGGGGGAAATGGCCTTTCAGCTTTATGGTGAAGCCGGGTATCAGATGGTGGCGGACTCTGATGCCAGGGGAACATCCCCGGGCAAAGAGATTCTGATTTCATTATTGTCAAAATCTGCTCCCTGCGTGCTGCTGGTCGATGAACTGGTTTCCTATTTCCGGCAATTTCAGGAAGGGCAGACTTATACCGGCGGCACCTTTGATTCCAATATTTCTTTTATTAACGCCCTGACCGAGGCGGTCTCCGCGGTGCCCCAAGCCGCGCTGCTAGCTTCGCTCCCAGAATCAGATACTGAAGTTGGCAGCACCCAGGGGAAAAAATCCCTTGATGCGTTAGAGAAGTTTTTCGGCCGGATACAGGCCCTATGGAAGCCGGTGGGCACGGAAGAGGCCTTTGAAATTGTTCGTCGTCGGCTGTTTAATCCCATTTCCGACACCCAGAGCATGGAAGCGGTCTGCCGCAGTTTTGTTGACATGTATACCAATCAGGCAGATGATTTTCCCCTGCAAACCCATGAAAGTGATTACCTGCGGCGCCTTCGCAATTCCTACCCCATTCATCCGGAAGTATTTAAACGGCTATATGAAGACTGGTCTTCCCTGGACGGATTTCAGCGAACGCGCGGCGTGCTGAAACTCATGGCCAAAGTGATTTACCGGCTATGGAAGGACGGCAACCGGGATTTAATGATCATGCCAGGATCGCTTCCCTATTATGACAGCAATGTAAAAAACGAAAGCATTTATTATCTGCCCCAGGGATGGGACCCGGTCATGGATAAAGATATAGACGGGGAAAATGCCCAGTCCACAGAGATAGACACCAAAGACCCCCGACTGGGCAGCGCCCAGGCCGCCAGGCGGGTGGCCCGCACAATATTCTTGGGTAGTGCCCCCAGTGTCAGTGCCCAGATGGTACGCGGCATTGACATCCAGCGGATCAATCTGGGGGCGGTGCAGCCCGAAGTGCCGGTGAGTACCATTGGAGACGCCTTAAAGCGGTTAGCCGACCGCCTGCATTATCTAAACAGCGCGGATGGCCGCTACTGGTTTGACGTGCGCCCAAATCTCCGCAGGGAGATGGAGGAGCGTAAGAGACGGTTTCAAAACCGGGCCAATACGGTTAACCCCGAAATTGGTTCCCGGATGTCCAAAATGCTCAATCGCGGGTGCTTCGGGGGCATTCATGTGTTTACGCCGGCAGCAGACATTCCTGATGATTTTGAGCTAAGGCTATGCGTCATTTCACCTGAAAAGCCTCATTCAAAGAAGGCCGGTCTGGCCCGGGGGGATGCTGAGCAGATACTTAAAACACGGGGCAACCAGCCGAGACAGCACCAGAATCGGCTGATTTTTCTGGCAGCAGATGAAGACAGCATTGGCCGACTTCGGGATCAGGTCAAAACCTATCTGGCCTGGAAATCTATGAAGGAGGATGTGGAAAACCTTAAACTTAACCTCGACGTACTCCAGGTTAAGCAGGTTGAAAAACAGCTGGCAGGAGCAGAAAGTGGTTTAAACCGAATGGTCAGTGAATGCTATCGCTGGCTGCTTTGCCCGCATCAGGCCATAAAGAAAGATGGCATTCCGGATCAGCTGACATTTGAAGGCATACCCTTAAACGGCTCCAGCAAAAGCATGATCCAGGGAATTGAGGATAAACTGGCAGATGAAGAAATTATCATCAGGCAATGGTCGCCGATTCATCTGTATGAACTCCTGAAAAAATGGTTCTGGGACAAAGGCCGGCGCGACATAGAAACCCATACGCTGTGGCAGAATATGTGCGATTATCTTTATATGCCGCGATTGGTATCAGCTGATATATTGCAGCAAGCCATTTGTGATGGTGTGGAAAGCGGAGATTATTTTGGCTACGCCGACGGCAAGGATGGAGACAGTTATAAAGGCTTGAAGCTGGGCAAACGCACCAATGCCGTCATTGATGAACGCTCGCTAATCATTGAATTGGAGACAGCGAAAGCCGCATTGGCCGCCGCTACGGAAGAGGCCGCTGGGGCTTCTGATGGGCAACCAGGGGCGGAAGGCGGTTCAGCACCTGGGGCTGGTGGATCTGGAACCGAAACCGAGATTCCTGAGGATGAGCCGGCAGCAGCAAAGAAAACACGATATTATGGAACGGTCAAGCTTGATCCCCATACTGGCCGCATGGCCTTTGATCAGATCCACGATGAAATAATAAAGCTGTTTGCCGCCAAACCCGGCGTAACAGTAACTGTCCGGCTGGATATCACCGCCGAATTCCCGGAGGGCTTTGATGAAAATCTGCAACGGGCCGCCCGGGAGAACAGCACTGCACTGGGCTTTGATGATTCGGAGTTTGATTAA